Proteins from a genomic interval of Chanodichthys erythropterus isolate Z2021 chromosome 6, ASM2448905v1, whole genome shotgun sequence:
- the si:ch211-220m17.5 gene encoding guanylin family protein, with protein sequence MKTVLCVAFLVVALCLVCEAVQVQEGDFSFSLDSVKVLQQLTDQQKPQTQNPRLAKTSYFSVCSNPTLPQEFVPLCMQKGATMSLARLASVNVDICEICAFAACTGC encoded by the exons ATGAAGACCGTCCTGTGTGTCGCTTTCCTCGTTGTGGCTCTTTGCCTGGTCTGTGAGGCTGTGCAAGTCCAG GAAGGTGATTTTTCCTTTTCATTGGACTCTGTGAAAGTTCTCCAGCAGTTGACCGATCAACAAAAACCACAAACACAAAACCCTCGGTTGGCTAAGACGAGCTACTTTTCTGTATGTTCCAATCCAACACTGCCACAGGAGTTTGTGCCCCTGTGCATGCAGAAAGGAGCAACAATGTCCCTTGCTAGACTAG CATCTGTGAATGTGGACATCTGTGAAATATGTGCTTTTGCGGCTTGTACCGGCTGCTAA